AGGTGCAGCGCAGGAGCCGACACGACCTCGGCGTACGCACTCGCCGCCCGCGGGAACAGCGGCATCCCGAACACCTCGTCGCCGGGCCTGAACCGCCACGTCTGCGGCGCCTGATCGACCACGCCGCTGATGTCCCAGCCGAGGATGAACGGCGGCCGGCCGATCAGCGGGAACTCACCGGCGCGCAGGCGCGCCTCCAGCGGGTTCAGTCCGATTGCCTTGACGCGGACGAGAACCTCGGTCGGAAGGGGCTGAGGCTCGGGCGCGTCCACGATGGTTAGCACCTCGGGACCGCCGAGGGCCTGCTGAGTGATGACTCGCATGACTCTCCTGCTTAGGAAGGGGAAAACCCAGGCTATGAACCTGATAGGAACCAGCAGGTGCCATAGGCGCAGGTACCTTTGGCGCCATGAGCGGTTTCGTTCCCGGTGATCCCTTTCTCGCCGACTGTCCGGCGCGTCTGGCGGTCGAGCTCATCGCCGACAAGTGGACCGTGGTCGTCCTCTACGGTCTCAGCAAGGGCCCGGTGCGCCACGGCGAGTTGGTCGAGCTGATCGGCGGCATCTCCCGCAAGATGCTCACCCAGACGCTCCGACGGCTCGAGGCACACGGACTCATCCGTCGCCACGCCTACGCCGAGGTACCGCCCCGCGTCGAGTACGAGCTCACCCCGCTCGGAATGACGCTGATCGATCCGATCCACATGCTGACCGAGTGGGCGAGGGCGAACGGCGACGCAGTGCTCGAAGCGCTCCACGCCGACCTCGAGCCGGTCGCCCATAGCGACTGAGGCTCCGCTCGGGACGGCCCCTCCAAAAACCACCCCAGCCGGTACAGCCATCCAGCCCCCTCGCGCACTCAGCCGCGCGATTAGGTTCGCTGAGAACCCATCTCTGAACTTTCCCTGATCGGTTCCATCAGGGGTCATCTGGCGGGGGGTGTCGTGATCAGGTCCATGCCTGGGTAGCGGCCGGTGACGAAGCCTGCAGCTTCGTAGACCGGCTTTCCGGCCTCGCTGGCGTGCAGTTGGATGTAGTGGATGCTGGCTTCGTGGAGCCAGTCGACCAGTTCGTCCACGATGCGGCGTGCGTGGCCGCGGCCGCGGGCCGGGGCGTCGGTGACGATGCCGTCTAGTGCGTGACCGGGATGGTCCACCGTGATCGGAAGGCGGCTCGCGGGACGAGCGCAGGCGCAACGGCTGGTATTACTGGGGCATGCAGGAAGAGACGGCACGCTCCGCGATCGACACGTTCATCTCCGCGTTTAACGCCTCGGACGACAGCTATGTGACTGCCCTGCTCTCCCAGGCCCTGACCTCAGACGTGGTCTTCTGGGGGCCGTTGGGTCGCAGCGAAGGAATCGCGGCGGTCGAGCGGTTCGTGCTGGACATCCGGCGCCACCCGGCGGGGACCGGCACGATGGTGCGCTGCTCAGCGGTGGACATGCCTGACGAGTGGGCCCGGTACCAGTGGGTCTTCACCACGCCGGATGGAGGCCCCCGCCTGGCGGGAACGGACGTCGTCCATCTGCGGCGGAGCCTCATCGACCAGGTCATCGTCTTTGCGGGGGAGATCGAGCCGTTCGCCTCCTGAGTCGTCCTTCTGTCGCTGTCCTTCTCGTGAACTTGTCCCTTTCGGCACTCCGGGGCTGCGGTTCGCGGTCGGTCAGGCTGCGGCGTTGAGGGGGCGTCCGCCCCAGCGGATGCCCTTCTCGCTGCGGATGCGGGCGCGTTCCTTGCGTTGGGCGGCAAGTACGTCGGGGTGGCGGGCGTTGGCGTTGCGCCAGTGCAGGTAGTGGTGCAGTGCCTGGGTTTGCGTGGGGTGGCTGCGGTGGTGGGAGTTGGCCAGGGTGAAATGTCGCAGCGGGCCGAAGTGGGCCTCGATCGGGTTGGCCCAGGATGCGTAGGTCGGGGTGAAGCACAGCTCGACCTTGTTCTTCTTCGCCCAGCGGCGGATGTCGGCGCCGGTGTGGGCGGAGAGGTGGTCCAGGATGATGTAGATCGGGGCGCCGTCGGGTCGGGTGGCGCGGATCGACTTCAGCGCGGCCAGGGTGTTGGCGGTGCCCTTGCGGCAACGGTTGACGCCCCACAGGCGGTCGTCGCCCACGGAGTAGCAGCCCGTGGAAGTAGGTGACGCCGTGGGTGCGGCGGTAGGTCGCCGGCAGCCGGTTTGGCTTGCCCTGCTTCGCCCAGCAGGAGCCTGCGGTGGGCCGGATCCCCAACGGCCCGAACTCGTCGAAGGCGAAGCCCCGGTCCGGGAAGCGGTCCAGAACCTGCTCGATCCGGTCGAGCTTGGCGTCGCGATGAGGGTCGGGTGATTCCTTCCATGTCTTGGTGCGCTGGAAGGTGATGCCGCGGCGCCGGAGCAGGCACCGTAAGGCTTCACGGCCGATGCGGATGACACGTCCGTGCATTTCCCGCAGGTAGGCGGCGAGTTTGCGGATC
The genomic region above belongs to Streptomyces sp. CG1 and contains:
- a CDS encoding winged helix-turn-helix transcriptional regulator; this translates as MSGFVPGDPFLADCPARLAVELIADKWTVVVLYGLSKGPVRHGELVELIGGISRKMLTQTLRRLEAHGLIRRHAYAEVPPRVEYELTPLGMTLIDPIHMLTEWARANGDAVLEALHADLEPVAHSD
- a CDS encoding GNAT family N-acetyltransferase, which codes for MDHPGHALDGIVTDAPARGRGHARRIVDELVDWLHEASIHYIQLHASEAGKPVYEAAGFVTGRYPGMDLITTPPAR
- a CDS encoding nuclear transport factor 2 family protein, which codes for MQEETARSAIDTFISAFNASDDSYVTALLSQALTSDVVFWGPLGRSEGIAAVERFVLDIRRHPAGTGTMVRCSAVDMPDEWARYQWVFTTPDGGPRLAGTDVVHLRRSLIDQVIVFAGEIEPFAS